The DNA region GGCGCCCTGGGCATTATCGTCAATCGGCCCATCGACATGACCCTGGCCGGGCTGTTCGAGAAAATCGACCTTCCCTTCGGGCCGGATGCCCTGGGGGACTTGCCAGTATACTTCGGCGGGCCGGTCCAGCTCGACCGCGGCTTCGTCCTGCACCGCCCCCTGGGGAGTTGGCAATCCACCCTGGCCGTCAACGAGGAAGTGGGGCTCACCAGTTCCCGCGACATCCTGGCCAATGTGGGCAATGCCGGCGAACCGCGGGAAATCATCGTCACCCTGGGCTATGCTGGCTGGGGCGCCGGGCAACTGGAGGACGAA from Candidatus Hydrogenedentota bacterium includes:
- a CDS encoding YqgE/AlgH family protein translates to MDSVNLTDNFLIAMPAMEDRYFAHSLVYICEHNANGALGIIVNRPIDMTLAGLFEKIDLPFGPDALGDLPVYFGGPVQLDRGFVLHRPLGSWQSTLAVNEEVGLTSSRDILANVGNAGEPREIIVTLGYAGWGAGQLEDELAKNAWLTVAARSSILFDLPPEERLPAAMQNLGVSFSQLSDVAGHA